In Streptomyces sp. 1331.2, one genomic interval encodes:
- a CDS encoding ATP-binding protein produces the protein MTTSRGTLDGDRSDAGTLLPPGGQRRRLYLAGLPRPVARAREFTGQTLADWSWAAPASGVDPDVVDDVLLLVAELIANAMMHADGPLELVLQAFGARLRIEVSDATTALPVPRRPHHPGLPGGHGLFIVERVADRWGAERHGQGKTVWAEVDVDRLAPGR, from the coding sequence ATGACGACCAGCCGGGGCACCCTCGACGGCGACCGGTCCGACGCTGGCACGTTGCTGCCGCCCGGTGGCCAGCGGCGGCGGCTGTACTTGGCCGGTCTGCCCCGACCCGTCGCCCGTGCCCGTGAGTTCACCGGCCAGACGCTCGCCGACTGGTCGTGGGCCGCACCCGCGTCCGGCGTCGACCCGGACGTCGTGGACGACGTGTTGCTGCTCGTGGCCGAACTCATCGCCAACGCGATGATGCACGCCGACGGCCCGCTGGAGCTCGTCCTCCAGGCCTTTGGGGCGCGGCTGCGGATCGAGGTCAGCGACGCTACCACCGCCCTGCCCGTTCCCCGCCGCCCGCACCACCCGGGGCTTCCCGGTGGTCATGGGCTGTTCATCGTCGAGCGCGTTGCCGACCGCTGGGGCGCCGAGCGGCACGGCCAGGGCAAGACCGTCTGGGCCGAGGTTGACGTCGACCGCCTGGCCCCGGGCCGCTGA